A stretch of Linepithema humile isolate Giens D197 chromosome 3, Lhum_UNIL_v1.0, whole genome shotgun sequence DNA encodes these proteins:
- the LOC136998612 gene encoding putative nuclease HARBI1 — translation MCAAKGDGFSVYIVYIFCNISKDIITFPLTSEEKHTVAENFKKIFGFDRVIGCIDGSYINIRTPAHKSRTTYANRYHTTSIVLQAVCDDRKRFLDVFTGVPGKLHDSRTFKLSFLKQNIEEICENGSFHLLGDSAYPIREFLMTPYKDFGNLTPSHIKFNEKLSATRVKIENAFGLLKGRFRQLMLLDFHTVYKMSRFIIACCVLHNMCIDSNDLFRCDDVLNEEQFNEPVELEDNETILRQQGERKRDEIRNRMNR, via the exons ATGTGTGCTGCAAAGGGTGATGGATTttctgtatatattgtatatattttctgtaatatatCTAAAGACATAATTACATTCCCACTTACTTCAGAAGAGAAACATACTGTTgccgaaaattttaaaaag ATTTTTGGTTTTGATAGAGTAATTGGATGTATCGATGGTTCGTACATCAACATTCGTACTCCTGCACATAAATCGCGGACGACATACGCAAACAGATATCATACGACAAGCATAGTTTTGCAAGCAGTATGCGACGACAGAAAAAGATTTCTTGATGTTTTCACAGGAGTTCCTGGAAAACTTCATGACAGTCGAACTttcaaattatcatttttaaaacagaataTAGAGGAGATTTGCGAAAATGGAAGTTTTCATTTATTAGGTGACAGTGCCTATCCTATAAGAGAATTTCTCATGACACCTTACAAGGATTTCGGAAATTTAACACCGTCacacataaaatttaacgaaaaattGTCAGCGACTAGAgttaaaatcgaaaatgcaTTCGGATTGTTAAAAGGTAGATTTCGGCAACTAATGTTATTGGATTTTCACACTGTTTATAAAATGAGTCGTTTCATTATAGCGTGTTGCGTATTACATAACATGTGTATTGATTCGAACGATTTATTTCGATGTGATGACGTGTTAAACGAAGAACAGTTTAATGAGCCAGTAGAACTTGAAGATAATGAAACTATATTAAGGCAACAGGGTGAAAGAAAGCGCGATGAAATCCGCAACCGAATGAATAGATga
- the LOC105674718 gene encoding uncharacterized protein: MWGTMVQIFNHMKKEHPQSFDDDIVDSDESNHENNIKTTNSDEIKSGRSVDEWGEPETKFLLSKYNDYMISVGPRKTFRTVKSMFQRISEDLKKSWILLEVGGWQCQNRYKTIMRRKRDAINNNNSTGRNRITVPYEAELSDIAAKDDSILPEVLMGTKRTILNKKTPDNSLLENINNNVENQSKIKRKKKEETSINNILKEAYAKKEEGKEKRHKEKMELLMKFVEKQVGPLDA, from the exons ATGTGGGGAACAATGGtccaaatatttaatcacATGAAAAAGGAACATCCTCAATCGTTCGATGACGACATCGTAGACAGCGACGAGTCGAATCATGAAAATAACATCAAAACTACAAACTCTGACGAAATAAAGTCTG GAAGATCGGTCGATGAATGGGGTGAACCCGAAACAAAATTCTTGCTATCAAAATACAACGACTACATGATATCCGTCGGTCCTCGCAAGACCTTCAGGACAGTGAAAAGTATGTTCCAACGCATATCGGAAGATTTAAAGAAGAGTTGGATATTACTCGAAGTTGGTGGTTGGCAATGCCAAAATCgttataaaactataatgcGACGTAAGAGAGAcgctattaataataataattcaacggGTCGAAATCGTATAACTGTACCTTATGAAGCGGAATTATCAGATATAGCGGCTAAGGATGATAGTATCCTACCAGAG GTACTGATGGGTACAAAACGTACAATTCTTAACAAAAAGACTCCTGATAATTCCTtgctagaaaatataaataacaatgtcGAGAATCAATCAAAgataaaaaggaagaaaaaagaggaaacatccattaataatattttgaaagaagCTTACGCCAAAAAAGAAGAAGGTAAAGAAAAAAGGcacaaagaaaaaatggaACTCTTAATGAAATTTGTAGAAAAACAAGTTGGTCCTTTGGATgcatga